TCGTCGAGCTCGACCGGGTGATGCGCCAGTCGCGAGGTGGCGTCGTCGCCGGGCTGGGCGCGCTTGAGCCGAATCAGCTCCATCAGAGCCTCTTTGAGCATCTGCATGCCCTGGGCGCTCTTGACCGTATCGAAGCGCGCGGCCATTCCGTTCGCGACCCGCTGCCCGAGTTCGGCGGGGCAGCCGACCATCCGGTTGAGGACTTCGAGGACGAGCGGAAACGCGTACTGGGTGACCAAGTCGGCGGAACCGGCCTCGCAGAAAGTATTGATCAGCGGGACGGCGATTGCCTCGACGGTGGGATGCAGGGCATGCACATCGATCCCGTCGATGCTCGCGACGGATGCCTGCCGATAGCGAGCATGCACACGTCCGTCGTTGTACCGCGCGGCCGGAAACCACGCCATCATCGGCCGAACGGGACAGTCCTCAGGAACGGTCTTCTGCCAGATTCGTGGATCAGCCGGAAAGTGGGTGGGGTCGTTGAGGATTCGCACCGCGGTCGCGTGGCTGATCACCAGCGTGGCCGGCACACCCGGTGCCAACTCGATCGGAACCAGCGAGCCGTACCTGCGCCGCATCTCGCGGTAGGCGTGATGCGGGTCAGCGACGAACTCCGGCGTATACAGCAAGACTCGGGGGTCATCGGTCTCGATGGATGATCCGTGCGGCACGGGGCGAATTCCGGTCGCGGTGGTGTGCGGCAAGGACATTGGGAACTGTGGTGTGGTCAAAGACATGACTCCAGACGATGGATTCGATGAGCGTTTTCAGTGGGCGCAAACATGCGCCTCGATCACGTGCGTCGAGTGAGGCCATTGGCGTGCCGGGTGCCGGATCGAACAATTCACGTGCTCCGAATGGCGCAAAACGCTTGGCATCCTCGAACTGGTTGACAGCAAACGAATACAACACACTGCGGTCCGAGAACCCAAGGCATCGCCCCACGTTCACCGGCGCCGCGAAGCATGATCGCCTCGGCATCGACGGCAGCGCTCCCTCGAACGGCTCAAGAGGTTCCTCGTAGGCCCCACGCTCGTGTTCCGGCGCGTCGGTGCGCGCCCGTTGCTGTTTCGCGTGGTGCACCGCAGACCGAGACCGCCATGGCGATCAGCGTTGTGAGGGGCCAGAACCATGAAAACACCATGGCGGCATCTTGATTCATCAGCTCCCTCGTCGTTGACCGGGTTTGAAAACTGCAGCCTCCCATGGCCTGTCGTCCAGAACCTGGCGGCTGGGCCCCACGCTAGCAACAATGCGACGACGTTGACTAGTGCTGGCGATAGCGGTAGCGGCCACACTGGCCGGGCGGTCGTTCACCGCGATCGTCGACCGGGCTGTCTCGGCCACGACCTTTCCGCTGGAGGCGGACGCATTCGGGTCCGAATCCACCGGTTCAGGCCGTGGCGGACTGCGTCGGGTCGCCGCTGCGGTGGGGTCCGCCGCCGGGCCGGAACAGCGTGCCTGTTTCCTTGGGCTCCTCCCCGTTCGGCCCGAACACCATCCCGTTCTTCCATGCGCTGCGTTCGAACATTCGCTGCAGCGGCGTGGCCACAAAGGTGGTCACCAGTGTCATGATCGCGAGGATCGTGTACAGCTCGGCGGTGATCAATCCGGCGGACAAACCAATGTTCAACAGCACCAACTCCATCAGCCCGCGCGCGTTGGCGAGCGCGCCCATCGCACCCGCTTCCCGCCAGCCCATACCCTGCGACCGGGCGACCAGGCCGACGGCGCCGAACTTGCTCGCGAACGACACCAGCAGCACGAGCGCGGTCACCGCGAGCACGGCGGGATCGAAGACGAGGCTCAGTTGGGTGTTGAGACCGGTGTAGATGAAGTACGCGGGCAGCAGGAGGTAGGCGACCAACGGATCCAAACGTTCCCGGATCTGCTCCAGCAACGCACCGCGCGGCATGCACAGACCCGCGATGAACGCACCCAGCACCGAGTGGATACCGACGAAATCGGTGAAACTCGCGGCCAGCAGCACGACCACCAGCACAACGACCAGCGGCCCGACCGCGAGTCCGCCCGTGCGTTCGTTGTCACCGCTGTGTGGCCGCCAGGTGGTGAGCCTGGCCAGCAGCCGCCGTCCGATCAGCGTCATGAACAGCACGTAGGCCGATCCGCCACCGGCAGCGAGGAACGCACCGCCCATGCTGTCCTTCGCGGTGGCCACGACAACGGCCAGCAGAATCCACGCGCACGCGTCGTCGACGGCCGCGCACGCCAGCGACATGGTGCCCAACCGCGTCTTCAGCAGCCCGGAGTCGTAGACGATCCACGCCAGAATCGGGAACGCGGTCACCGCCACCGCGGCCGCAAGGAACAGCGCCCCTTGCCAATTCGTCATCTTATCGGTGAAGTACCGGCCCTGGCCTACCATCCACCAGCCGACACATGCGCCGAGCACCATCGGCACCACGACACCGACCGCCGAGGTCGCACCGGCCTGCCGCAGATGCGAGCCGAGAATATCCAGCTTGAACGACGAACCGACCAGGAACATGTACAGGATCAGCCCCAGCTGCCCGACCACATAGATCGCTGTCAGGTTCGGATGCATGATGGGCTCACCGCCCACCTCCAGCTCGAGCGGGAACAGCCACTGCTGGGCGTGCGGCCACGCCCAGCCGAACACCGATGGCCCGAGCAGGAATCCGGCGACCATGACGGCCACCACCTGAACCTGCCCCAATCGCCGCAGCAGCGGCCAGAACAATCGATATGTCAGCAGAATGACCGCCAGTTGTAGGAACAGGTGAGTGGTGATTTCCAGGAGCGATGGCATCGCAGCTCCCCTCCGTCGAGCAGGCTGGCATGTGACACGAAAGAAATAGATCAGGCGGCCCGCAGCATGGTGATGGATAGCCGCCCGGCCTCGACCGCGTCTTGGCGAAGCACCCGCACCTGGAGCTCGGTGCCGAGTATCGCCTCGAGTGTCGGCATTGTGAACCCGTCGCCGGCCAGCATCCTGGTGAGCGGATGGCCGAATCGCCTGATCTCGTCTATGTTCGTCCGGAAGCCCGAACCACCGGCCGGGGAATCGCCCGGTGGTTCGGGGACGGATCGTGTGATCGTCACAGCCGCCAGCTCCGTGCAATTGTTCTCACGAGGAAATCCGTGCGAAAAGCCGGGGCTAATGTCGGGCTAATGTGTGGTGACTTCGGCACCCGTCGGTGGAATGACCGGGCGAGCCACCGCCTCTATCTCCGCGGCGGTGCGGGGTCGATTGGTCAGGCCGAGTATCGGTTCGGTCGTAATTCGCACATCGCCCATCACCGTGTCCGACAACGGGTCGCGCCAGTGGTCCCACACCGGGGACATATCCAGGCCACCCATGTATTTGATATTCACCCCGTCCGACTCCGGGTGGAGACGCTCGGCCTCGGAGAGGATGGTGTCGGTCCCGGCGCGTTCTTGCTCTCCCGAGGACTCGTCCACATCGGTCAGCCCCGCCATAATCCTGGTGAACGACTCCTGCGGGGTGTCGCCACTGTGCACCGCGGTGAGGCTGCTGGCGTGCGAAAAGTATTCGGTGGAGCCGACATACTGTTCGTACATTCGCGAAACCAAGGACAGGAATCGCGTGTACGCCCGTCGATAGGTGTACTCGTAAAAGGCCAGTGCGTCGGTCTCGCTCATCTCGCCCCGTAAGGTGGTCGCAATCGCCGCCGATGCGACCAATCCTGAGTACGTCGCCAAATGCACGCCGGTGGACAACAACGGATCGAGGAAGCACGCCGAGTCACCGACGATGGCATAGCCAGGACCGCAGAACCGATCCGAGGTGTAGGAGTAGTCCTGCTCGGCCCGGACCTCGGCGACCTGCTGCGCTCCATCGAGCAGCGCACTCATCGCCTTACTGTCGCGGATGGCATCGAGGTAGTACGTCTGTGAATCGTGCTCACGTAGTTTCTCGGCGGCCTGGCGTGCGGAAATCACATAGCCGACACTGAAGCGGCCGTCGGACAGTGGAATGTGCCAGAACCAGCCGCCTTCGGCGGTCGACGCGACGTTGATCGCGCCTTCCGGACTATCCGGATGCAGGTGGGCGCCTTTCCAATACGACCAGATCGCGATGTTCCGGAATGCCGGGTGCTGGTGGCGCATACCGAAATGCCGTTTGGACAACAGGCCGTCCCTTCCCGACGCGTCGACGAGGAAATCGAACTCGGTGGTCCGGATTCGATCGTCAACGGGCCCGGTCCATTCGACGGCTGTCGGGCGATCGCCGTCGAACAGCACATTCTTGACAGTGGCCTGCTCGATCACCTCGGCACCCTGTTCGGACGCGTTGCGGAGCAGAATGTTGTCGAACGCGGCTCGGTCGACCTGCCACGACCAAGCTTCCGCGTCCACGAGTTTGGACCAGTCCAACAGCCAAGTATCGTCCTGCCACTGAAAGAACCCGCCCCGTTTCACCTGAAAACCGTGAGCGGCAACCTGGTCGTAGGCACCGGACAGGCGCAGTGTCGACAAGCACGACGCCAGCAGCGACTCCCCGATGTGATACCGCGGGAACTTCTCTCGTTCCAGGAGGGTCACCCGGATCCCCGATCGAGCGAGCAGGGCTGCGGTGGTCGAACCGGCTGGGCCGCCACCTACTACCAGAACATGCGGATTGTTCCCCATAGCAAACTCCCTGGAACTGCTGACAACGGATAGTGCGCCCGCACCGGCGGCCTGACCGACCCGGGACCCACGGCCGTGGGATGAACCCGGATGAATATTGCCGCTGGTTAGCTAGAACGAAACTGCGCACGATGTTTAGTGTAGCAACGAATGTTGAAACCTCAAGTACAAGAACGAATTTGGGATCTCATGACTTACCGCAATGTGGGTAACTGAAGATAAGCGAGTACCCCACTACGAGATATCCGCACCGGACTGCCGTCACTCGGCATGCAGGGGTGGACGTCGACGGAGTCGGCGTCGGTGTTGGCCCAGATGCGTTTCGGGGGTGCGTTTTTCGCCAGGCAGGTATGCCGAAGCGTGGAAGATGACCTGGTCGTTGGCGGGCGGCGATGGTCGGTGTCGGCTGGTCACCCTGCTCTTCCTCCTGAAGAATCAGGGTACGGCGGAGCCTGCGGTTGTAAGCGGCGTTCGCGCAGAATCGGTCCGGCAGTGCTACTGTCGCAGGTTTTGGTCAGCTCCGAGTGGCGGTCGATCATCGTCGGTTGCCGAACTGGTCGTTCGGTTACAGATCCCGCTTGCGCGCGAATCGGGCCGACCCGCAGTCGGCACGCAACCCACACCGACGTGCCCGCAGTCCACCGCAACGGCCCGTCACCGTGGATCGCCCATTCACCGGACACGCCGAACCCATCAGCTCGCCACCACCATCAGCGAACCGGCCGCGACGACCTGAGCATCCGGTGGCAGCGGCACCGACAGATCCGCACGCGGCACGACAGGCACACCGGTTCGGTCCTCGACACCGCACAACGCCGCCCCACCTCGACCGCCCGATCGCGCTGCATCGGATGGCGCTCGCTGCACTGGGCCTAGCGCCACAGCTACTGCGATATCAGCAGGTCAACGAGCTAACCCGGACAAAAGCAGCGAGCCGGTTTACGATGTGCCGTGCCGCACTCCGCTGCGGTACGGCAGTACCAGAACTGAGGAATGTCATGCAAGTGATAGAGCGCGACTCGTTGACCGAAATCACCTCGGTGGTAGTGGATGAGGCGGTCCACAACATAGGCCTCCTCAAAGACTTTCATCAGAATCCGACGCTCAAGGATTTCGTGCCCGAGTTGGCTCGGCTCTCGCTGAGCTGGGTGCGGCTGTTGCCTGGCGAAGAACTGTCGGTGCACGAGCATCCGACGAAAAGCATGATCATCGTCGCGGAAGGCACCGGACGGGCCATCGGCGACATCACCCGAGACATCCGCTCCGGTGACATCGTCGTGGTTCCGCCGGGCTCGAAGCATGGATTCGTGGGCGCCGCGCCGTCGGGCTTCTGGGCTTTGTCGATCCAGTTCGAGGGCGACGGCCTGTACGAGAATCCGGACACCCCGCGCGTCGCCTTCGTCGACGACCGTCCCGACGTCGCGGCTATCCGCGCGGAAAACGACCGGCACCTGCACGAGTATCGGAACAACGCCCTGGTCCGGCTGATCGGTGACATCGATTCGCAACCGCCCGAGGTACGCAGCGGGCTGTTGGACCACCTTCAGGGATGGTCGGACGCATTTCAGCGAGTGATCGCCGCGCGGGTCGTCGGGGAGAACGACAGTTCCGCGCGTCCGCTTGCCGACGAGCATCTCGCCGAGGAGCTCGGGCACAACGTGCTGTTGGCCGAGATCCGCGACAACAGACCGGCGCAGTGGGATCCGGTGATCGCCGCCGCCTCGTCCTGGTTCGTGGATCGCATGGCATCCTCGTCCACCATGGAGCG
The DNA window shown above is from Nocardia sp. NBC_01730 and carries:
- a CDS encoding cation:proton antiporter, with the translated sequence MPSLLEITTHLFLQLAVILLTYRLFWPLLRRLGQVQVVAVMVAGFLLGPSVFGWAWPHAQQWLFPLELEVGGEPIMHPNLTAIYVVGQLGLILYMFLVGSSFKLDILGSHLRQAGATSAVGVVVPMVLGACVGWWMVGQGRYFTDKMTNWQGALFLAAAVAVTAFPILAWIVYDSGLLKTRLGTMSLACAAVDDACAWILLAVVVATAKDSMGGAFLAAGGGSAYVLFMTLIGRRLLARLTTWRPHSGDNERTGGLAVGPLVVVLVVVLLAASFTDFVGIHSVLGAFIAGLCMPRGALLEQIRERLDPLVAYLLLPAYFIYTGLNTQLSLVFDPAVLAVTALVLLVSFASKFGAVGLVARSQGMGWREAGAMGALANARGLMELVLLNIGLSAGLITAELYTILAIMTLVTTFVATPLQRMFERSAWKNGMVFGPNGEEPKETGTLFRPGGGPHRSGDPTQSATA
- a CDS encoding cytochrome P450, with the protein product MSLPHTTATGIRPVPHGSSIETDDPRVLLYTPEFVADPHHAYREMRRRYGSLVPIELAPGVPATLVISHATAVRILNDPTHFPADPRIWQKTVPEDCPVRPMMAWFPAARYNDGRVHARYRQASVASIDGIDVHALHPTVEAIAVPLINTFCEAGSADLVTQYAFPLVLEVLNRMVGCPAELGQRVANGMAARFDTVKSAQGMQMLKEALMELIRLKRAQPGDDATSRLAHHPVELDDMEIFAQLMSFYGAGFEAQRNLITNALLLMITDDRFRFGDVLGRNLSTVSALDEVLFNDPPMANFCTTYPRQPIMIDGIWLPADQPVLISLAACNNDPQIRGNDGPVGSSLGNRSHLAWSSGPHSCPAKSVAYLTVQYAIDQLLDALPEIQLAVPADQVVWRPGPFHRAMAALPVVFPETPPLIIA
- the qhpG gene encoding flavin-dependent monooxygenase QhpG, which encodes MGNNPHVLVVGGGPAGSTTAALLARSGIRVTLLEREKFPRYHIGESLLASCLSTLRLSGAYDQVAAHGFQVKRGGFFQWQDDTWLLDWSKLVDAEAWSWQVDRAAFDNILLRNASEQGAEVIEQATVKNVLFDGDRPTAVEWTGPVDDRIRTTEFDFLVDASGRDGLLSKRHFGMRHQHPAFRNIAIWSYWKGAHLHPDSPEGAINVASTAEGGWFWHIPLSDGRFSVGYVISARQAAEKLREHDSQTYYLDAIRDSKAMSALLDGAQQVAEVRAEQDYSYTSDRFCGPGYAIVGDSACFLDPLLSTGVHLATYSGLVASAAIATTLRGEMSETDALAFYEYTYRRAYTRFLSLVSRMYEQYVGSTEYFSHASSLTAVHSGDTPQESFTRIMAGLTDVDESSGEQERAGTDTILSEAERLHPESDGVNIKYMGGLDMSPVWDHWRDPLSDTVMGDVRITTEPILGLTNRPRTAAEIEAVARPVIPPTGAEVTTH
- a CDS encoding cupin domain-containing protein, whose protein sequence is MQVIERDSLTEITSVVVDEAVHNIGLLKDFHQNPTLKDFVPELARLSLSWVRLLPGEELSVHEHPTKSMIIVAEGTGRAIGDITRDIRSGDIVVVPPGSKHGFVGAAPSGFWALSIQFEGDGLYENPDTPRVAFVDDRPDVAAIRAENDRHLHEYRNNALVRLIGDIDSQPPEVRSGLLDHLQGWSDAFQRVIAARVVGENDSSARPLADEHLAEELGHNVLLAEIRDNRPAQWDPVIAAASSWFVDRMASSSTMERTVLSHLVLEGSGLVFHAAGLSSFSASRYFQLHDSADAEHLEMGYRALAQRRDWTPAEVGEVLTKGWKMMHLLSDRIAECALRTAPANHV